A window of Vigna unguiculata cultivar IT97K-499-35 chromosome 4, ASM411807v1, whole genome shotgun sequence contains these coding sequences:
- the LOC114181693 gene encoding peroxidase 47-like encodes MANLLFFAVEMIVVSGFSLGASGLNMNYYFLSCPLAELIVKNTVNRALQNDPTLAAGLLRMHFHDCFIEGCDGSVLIDSNDNTAEKDSPANLSLRGYEVIDDIKEALEKQCPGVVSCADILAMAARDAVFFAGGPVYDIPKGRKDGRRSKIEDTINLPAPIFNASQLIKVFGQHGFSAKDMVALSGAHTLGVARCSSFKQRLTPVDPSLDSQFAKTLSKTCSGGDNAEQPFDSTRNDFDNLYFNALVSNNGVLASDQTLYTTPQTRNIVNSYAMNQALFFLDFQQAMVKMSTLDVKEGSKGEVRKNCRKIN; translated from the exons ATGGCTAATTTGCTGTTTTTTGCTGTGGAAATGATAGTGGTGAGTGGTTTCAGTTTGGGAGCAAGTGGCTTGAACATGAACTACTACTTCTTGAGTTGCCCTTTGGCTGAACTTATTGTTAAGAACACAGTCAACAGAGCTCTGCAGAATGATCCCACTCTAGCAGCAGGGCTTCTTAGAATGCACTTCCATGACTGTTTCATAGAG GGATGTGATGGTTCAGTTCTGATCGACTCTAATGACAACACAGCAGAAAAAGATTCACCAGCAAATTTGAGCTTGAGGGGATATGAAGTAATAGATGATATCAAGGAAGCGCTTGAAAAACAATGCCCAGGAGTGGTTTCATGTGCTGACATTCTTGCAATGGCTGCTAGAGATGCAGTTTTCTTT GCAGGGGGTCCTGTGTATGACATACCAAAAGGTAGGAAGGACGGAAGAAGGTCAAAAATTGAGGATACCATAAATCTTCCGGCACCCATTTTCAATGCTTCTCAGCTCATCAAGGTGTTTGGGCAACATGGGTTTTCTGCAAAAGACATGGTGGCTCTCTCAG GAGCTCACACATTAGGAGTGGCAAGGTGTTCTTCGTTCAAGCAGAGACTTACCCCAGTGGATCCATCTTTGGACTCGCAATTTGCGAAGACGCTCTCCAAGACATGCAGTGGTGGTGACAATGCAGAGCAACCCTTTGACTCCACCAGGAACGATTTCGATAACCTATACTTCAATGCTCTGGTTTCAAACAACGGTGTTCTCGCATCAGATCAAACGTTGTACACTACCCCACAAACCAGGAACATTGTGAACTCTTATGCAATGAACCAAGCTTTGTTCTTCTTGGATTTTCAGCAGGCAATGGTGAAGATGAGCACGCTCGATGTCAAAGAAGGTTCCAAAGGGGAAGTGCGAAAAAATTGCCGTAAAATAAACTGA
- the LOC114181240 gene encoding vesicle transport protein SFT2B isoform X1: MEKMNRAFEKVKIMVGMDVEDEEQQAAALENSNSFAFVDDFNRNCTLSTTQRLYGFAICFAAGLTCTLLSMLVFFKPIKFAIAFTLGNLLSLGSTAFLIGPKRQVTMMLDPVRIYATSIYIASMIIALFCALYVHNKLLTFLALILEFGALVWYSLSYIPFARSMVSKIMASCFDTEF; encoded by the exons ATGGAAAAGATGAACAGAGCCTTCGAGAAAGTGAAGATAATGGTGGGAATGGATGTCGAAGACGAAGAGCAACAAGCCGCGGCATTGGAAAACAGCAACTCCTTCGCCTTTGTGGATGATTTCAACCGCAACTGCACCTTGTCCACCACACAG AGACTATATGGTTTTGCCATATGCTTTGCTGCTGGATTAACTTGTACACTATTG TCTATGCTTGTTTTCTTCAAGCCAATCAAGTTTGCAATAGCATTCACTCTTGGTAATTTGCTTTCACTTGGAAG CACAGCGTTCCTGATAGGTCCTAAGAGGCAAGTGACAATGATGCTCGATCCTGTTCGTATATATGCAACTTCCATATACATTGCAAGTATGATAATCGCCTTGTTTTGTGCTCTTTAT GTCCATAACAAGTTACTGACATTTCTTGCACTTATTTTGGAGTTTGGGGCACTTGTTTG GTATAGTTTGAGCTACATCCCTTTTGCAAGGTCCATGGTTTCAAAGATCATGGCTTCATGCTTTGACACTGAATTTTAG
- the LOC114181240 gene encoding vesicle transport protein SFT2B isoform X2, producing the protein MSKTKSNKPRHWKTATPSPLWMISTATAPCPPHSLTNKLSVCDQRLYGFAICFAAGLTCTLLSMLVFFKPIKFAIAFTLGNLLSLGSTAFLIGPKRQVTMMLDPVRIYATSIYIASMIIALFCALYVHNKLLTFLALILEFGALVWYSLSYIPFARSMVSKIMASCFDTEF; encoded by the exons ATGTCGAAGACGAAGAGCAACAAGCCGCGGCATTGGAAAACAGCAACTCCTTCGCCTTTGTGGATGATTTCAACCGCAACTGCACCTTGTCCACCACACAG TTTAACTAATAAGCTCTCTGTCTGTGACCAGAGACTATATGGTTTTGCCATATGCTTTGCTGCTGGATTAACTTGTACACTATTG TCTATGCTTGTTTTCTTCAAGCCAATCAAGTTTGCAATAGCATTCACTCTTGGTAATTTGCTTTCACTTGGAAG CACAGCGTTCCTGATAGGTCCTAAGAGGCAAGTGACAATGATGCTCGATCCTGTTCGTATATATGCAACTTCCATATACATTGCAAGTATGATAATCGCCTTGTTTTGTGCTCTTTAT GTCCATAACAAGTTACTGACATTTCTTGCACTTATTTTGGAGTTTGGGGCACTTGTTTG GTATAGTTTGAGCTACATCCCTTTTGCAAGGTCCATGGTTTCAAAGATCATGGCTTCATGCTTTGACACTGAATTTTAG